TATTCATTGTCAGGCCGATCCCTCAGGGAGTCCGAGGCCATGATCAATCCCGCTAAAAGGTATAAATACATCAAATAGGTGTGGGACAGAAAAGTCATCGTCACGCCGTATCCCGCGATGGCATAAAAATGGTCCGGCCATGGTCCTCGGTTGCGCCAGGCGATTTTGCTAATCATGACAAAATAGCTGACAAAGAGAATGCCTCCTGGGATGCCGGACTCGGCGAATGCAAGAAACCAGCTTGAATGCGCGGTCATATGCTGCCATACATTTTCTGAAAATTGTCCATACCCCACGCCAGAGATCGGGTGGCGAAGAGTCAATTTGATCGCCACTTGCCAGAAGCCGATCCGGCCTTCCGCAGATTCCTGCATGTCTGCTGAATTTCTCGGGAGGGCTTTGATCGCGGTAATATAACCCGCGCAGAGGAGACCGGCCAAAAGCAGCATGCCGAGTCGTTTTTTCCCGTTAGTCTTCAGATAGCATACAGTGAGGATTTGTACGACCAGAGCAAGCATGGCTCCGCGGGATTGCGAGTACCAAATCACAAGAACTGACAACCATCCGTACAACAACCCCGCTAGCTGTTGCAAAAGATTGGCCGTCTTCTGGAAAAACCGGACCAGCGCAAACGGGAGAGTCATGACAATAATCGCCGCGAGGTCGTTCGAATTGCCAAACATGCCGCCCGTTTCGAGGCGGACGAGAGCAGCAGGGTCTTTGATATAAACCTGATAGGACCGTATAACCATGAGCGCAAGAACACTCATCACCAGGGTCCACTTGAACTGAGTAACGCTCCTCTCGCTTTCGATGAAATACACGGACATCACGAAAACAATAAGCGATTTGAAATAAGTGCCAAACCAATCCGCTTGGGTTTCCGAAATATTGGAACTCTGGAAAGTCGTCAAAAACAGCCATGCGCTGAATGCGAATAAGAGCATTAAGATGCGAAA
The window above is part of the Elusimicrobiota bacterium genome. Proteins encoded here:
- a CDS encoding O-antigen ligase family protein encodes the protein MDLPIRYLHLETVILLIFLAMMTWTQLQRASESGYYTQFGKIQAAWFIALFCVLVLFFAAALAKVSPLLAVELAAGFTLSLLHPANALCFFVHLLFLRPWEIVRFNLPPMAGLGILCMVSWIIHPSLHGKPNVRTFRILMLLFAFSAWLFLTTFQSSNISETQADWFGTYFKSLIVFVMSVYFIESERSVTQFKWTLVMSVLALMVIRSYQVYIKDPAALVRLETGGMFGNSNDLAAIIVMTLPFALVRFFQKTANLLQQLAGLLYGWLSVLVIWYSQSRGAMLALVVQILTVCYLKTNGKKRLGMLLLAGLLCAGYITAIKALPRNSADMQESAEGRIGFWQVAIKLTLRHPISGVGYGQFSENVWQHMTAHSSWFLAFAESGIPGGILFVSYFVMISKIAWRNRGPWPDHFYAIAGYGVTMTFLSHTYLMYLYLLAGLIMASDSLRDRPDNEY